In a single window of the Rhinolophus ferrumequinum isolate MPI-CBG mRhiFer1 chromosome 21, mRhiFer1_v1.p, whole genome shotgun sequence genome:
- the P3H4 gene encoding endoplasmic reticulum protein SC65, producing the protein MGRAAWALLWLLLGCTGAQYEKYSFRGFPPEDLMPLAAAYGHALEQYEGESWRESARYLEAALRLHRLLRDSEAFCHANCSGPTPPTASAPGPVPDPDSGRSDEWARELWLFGHVLERAACLRRCKRTLPAFQVPYPPRQLLRDFQSRLPYQYLHYAQFKANRLEKALAAAYTFLQKNPKHELTAKYLNYYRGLLDAAEEPLTDLEAQPYEAVFLRAVKLYNSGDFRSSTEDMERALAEYLAIFARCLAGCEGAHEQVDFKDFYPAIADLFAESLQCKVDCEANLTPNVGGFFVEKFVATMYHYLQFAYYKLNDVRQAARSAASYMLFDPEDSVMQQNLVYYRFHRARWGLEEEDFQPREEALLYHNQTAELRELLEFAHMYLQSDDEMELEETEPPPEAKDHPSDAEFEGEGDYEEGIYADWWQEPDAKGDEAEAEPEPELA; encoded by the exons ATGGGGCGGGCGGCTTGGGCGCTGCTGTGGCTGCTCCTGGGCTGCACCGGGGCGCAGTACGAGAAGTACAGCTTCCGGGGCTTCCCGCCCGAGGACCTGATGCCTCTGGCCGCGGCCTACGGGCACGCATTGGAGCAGTACGAGGGCGAGAGCTGGCGCGAGAGCGCGCGCTACCTGGAGGCGGCGCTGCGGCTGCACCGGCTGCTGCGGGACAGCGAGGCCTTCTGCCACGCCAACTGCAGCGGGCCCACGCCGCCCACCGCCTCGGCCCCCGGGCCTGTGCCCGACCCTGACAGCGGTCGCAGCGACGAGTGGGCCCGCGAGCTGTGGCTCTTCGGCCACGTCCTGGAGCGCGCCGCCTGTCTGCGGCGATGCAAGCGGACGCTGCCAGCCTTCCAGGTGCCCTACCCACCGCGCCAGCTGCTACGCGACTTTCAGAGCCGCCTGCCCTACCAGTATCTGCACTACGCACAGTTCAAG GCAAACCGGCTGGAGAAGGCGTTGGCTGCGGCCTACACCTTCCTCCAGAAGAACCCGAAGCACGAGCTAACCGCCAAGTATCTCAACTACTACCGTGGGCTGCTGGACGCGGCTGAGGAGCCCCTCACAGACTTGGAGGCGCAGCCCTACGAG GCGGTGTTCCTCCGAGCAGTGAAGCTCTACAACAGTGGAGATTTCCGCAGCAGCACGGAGGACATGGAGCGCGCCCTGGCCGAATACCTAGCCATCTTCGCCCGGTGTCTGGCTGGCTGCGAGGGAGCCCACGAGCAGGTGGACTTCAAGGACTTCTATCCCGCCATAGCAG ATCTCTTTGCAGAGTCCCTGCAGTGCAAGGTGGACTGTGAGGCCAACTTGACCCCCAATGTGGGTGGCTTCTTCGTGGAGAAGTTCGTGGCCACCATGTATCACTACCTGCAGTTTGCCTACTACAAGT TGAACGACGTGCGCCAAGCCGCCCGCAGTGCTGCCAGCTACATGCTCTTCGACCCCGAGGACAGTGTCATGCAGCAGAACCTGGTGTATTACCGCTTCCACCGGGCTCGCTGGGGCCTGGAGGAAGAGGACTTCCAGCCCCGGGAG gaggccttgCTCTACCATAACCAGACGGCTGAGCTACGGGAGCTGCTGGAGTTTGCACACATGTACCTGCAGTCGGATGATGAG ATGGAGCTGGAGGAGACAGAACCACCCCCGGAGGCCAAGGACCACCCGTCAGATGCTGAATTTGAGGGGGAAGGTGACTATGAGGAGGGCATCTACGCTGACTGGTGGCAGGAGCCAGACGCCAAGGGTGATGAAGCTGAGGCTG AGCCAGAGCCTGAACTAGCATGA
- the FKBP10 gene encoding peptidyl-prolyl cis-trans isomerase FKBP10, with the protein MFRAGSPSHTLLRAPLLPILLLLVQAVGRGQGRASPAGGPLEDVVIERYHIPKACPREVQMGDFVRYHYNGTFEDGKKFDSSYDRNTLVAIVVGVGRLITGMDRGLMGMCVNERRRLIVPPHLGYGSIGVAGLIPPDATLYFDVVLLDVWNKEDTVQVSTLLRPPHCPRMVQDSDFVRYHYNGTLLDGTSFDTSYSRGGTYDTYVGSGWLIKGMDQGLLGMCPGERRKIIIPPFLAYGEKGYGTVIPPQASLVFQVLLIDIHNPKDTVQLETLELPAGCVRRAMAGDFMRYHYNGSLMDGTLFDSSYSRNHTYNTYVGQGYIIPGMDQGLQGSCMGERRRITIPPHLAYGENGTGDKIPGSAVLIFDVHVIDFHNPADPVEIKTLSWPPETCNETAKSGDFVRYHYNCSLLDGTKLFSSHDYGVPQEATLGANKVIEGLDKGLQGMCVGERRQLVVPPHLAHGESGARGVPGSAVLMFEVELVSREEGVPDGYLFVWHEDPPANLFEDMDLNKDGEVPPEEFSTFIKSQVSEGKGRLMPGQDAEKTIGDMFQNQDRNQDGKITVEELKLKSDEDQERVHEEL; encoded by the exons ATGTTCCGCGCGGGGTCCCCCAGCCACACCCTCCTCCGGGCCCCGCTGCTGCCGATACTGTTGCTGCTCGTACAggcggtggggagggggcagggccgCGCCAGCCCGGCCGGGGGCCCCCTGGAAGACGTGGTCATCGAGAGGTACCATATCCCCAAGGCCTGTCCCAGGGAAGTGCAGATGGGGGACTTTGTGCGGTATCACTACAACGGCACTTTTGAGGATGGCAAGAAGTTTGACTCGAG CTATGACCGCAACACTTTGGTGGCCATCGTGGTGGGTGTGGGGCGCCTTATCACCGGCATGGACCGAGGTCTGATGGGCATGTGTGTCAACGAGCGGCGCCGACTCATCGTGCCGCCCCACCTGGGCTATGGCAGCATCGGTGTGG CGGGGCTCATTCCCCCGGATGCCACCCTCTACTTCGACGTGGTCCTGCTGGATGTGTGGAATAAGGAAGACACCGTGCAGGTGAGCACCTTGCTGCGCCCACCCCACTGCCCCCGAATGGTCCAGGACAGCGACTTCGTCCGCTATCACTACAACGGCACCCTGCTGGACGGGACCAGCTTCGACACCAG CTACAGTAGGGGCGGCACTTATGACACCTACGTGGGCTCCGGCTGGCTGATCAAGGGCATGGACCAGGGGCTGCTGGGCATGTGtcctggagagagaaggaagatcaTCATCCCCCCATTCCTGGCCTATGGCGAGAAAGGCTATG GGACTGTGATCCCCCCGCAGGCCTCCCTGGTCTTCCAGGTCCTACTGATTGACATCCACAACCCGAAGGACACCGTCCAGCTGGAGACGCTGGAGCTACCAGCCGGCTGTGTCCGCAGAGCCATGGCTGGGGACTTCATGCGTTACCACTACAATGGCTCCCTGATGGATGGCACCCTCTTCGATTCCAG CTACTCCCGCAACCACACATACAATACCTACGTGGGGCAGGGTTACATCATCCCCGGGATGGACCAGGGGCTGCAGGGCTCCTGCATGGGGGAGCGCCGGAGGATCACCATCCCCCCGCACCTGGCCTATGGGGAGAACGGCACTG GAGACAAGATCCCCGGCTCGGCTGTGTTGATCTTCGATGTCCATGTCATTGACTTCCACAACCCTGCGGACCCCGTGGAAATCAAGACACTGTCCTGGCCCCCTGAGACCTGCAACGAGACCGCCAAATCTGGGGACTTTGTTCGCTACCACTACAACTGCTCTCTGCTAGATGGCACCAAGCTCTTCTCCTC GCATGACTATGGCGTCCCCCAGGAGGCAACTCTGGGGGCCAACAAGGTGATCGAAGGCCTGGACAAGGGCCTGCAGGGCATGTGTGTGGGAGAGAGGCGGCAGCTCGTGGTCCCCCCGCACCTGGCACATGGGGAGAGTGGAG cccggGGGGTCCCTGGCAGTGCTGTACTGATGTTTGAGGTGGAGCTGGTATCACGGGAGGAGGGGGTGCCTGACGGCTACCTGTTTGTGTGGCACGAGGACCCTCCTGCCAACCTTTTTGAAGACATGGACCTCAACAAGGATGGCGAGGTCCCCCCAGAGGAG TTCTCCACCTTCATCAAGTCTCAAGTTAGTGAGGGCAAAGGACGCCTCATGCCGGGGCAGGACGCAGAGAAAACCATCGGGGACATGTTCCAGAACCAGGATCGCAACCAGGATGGCAAGATCACCGTTGAAGAGCTCAAGCTTAAGTCGGACGAGGACCAGGAGCGCGTCCACGAGGAGCTCTGA